In Uranotaenia lowii strain MFRU-FL chromosome 2, ASM2978415v1, whole genome shotgun sequence, one genomic interval encodes:
- the LOC129748197 gene encoding general odorant-binding protein 99a-like, protein MASWMNFCLVTLLVIVGMARCEDEDAGKQQHLKIKETCAKLLSVPEEMRTKYFAHEYPEEHDTYCFIRCVSILHDNYDDETGPNFESIHRWFNDGTALEDFTTQHQDCAERGNEVEEGKKPCKCRKAFRTMMCFRDKLHNKSKA, encoded by the exons ATGGCCTCGTGGATGAATTTTTGCCTCGTAACTTTACTG GTCATCGTTGGGATGGCCAGATGTGAAGATGAGGATGCCGGCAAGCAGCAGCACCTCAAGATCAAGGAAACGTGCGCCAAACTGCTCTCGGTTCCGGAAGAAATGCGGACCAAATATTTCGCCCACGAGTATCCGGAAGAACACGACACGTATTGCTTCATCCGGTGCGTGTCGATCCTGCACGATAACTACGACGACGAAACGGGGCCGAACTTCGAGTCGATCCACCGGTGGTTCAACGATGGAACTGCGCTGGAAGATTTTACGACCCAGCATCAGGATTGTGCGGAACGGGGCAACGAGGTCGAGGAAGGGAAGAAACCGTGCAAGTGCCGCAAGGCCTTCCGCACGATGATGTGCTTCCGGGATAAGTTGCACAACAAGAGCAA